The genomic stretch ATCAGTGTAGATGATATCTGGGTGAGATGCATCTGATCCAGCTCtgaaccagtaaacactgtgtACTCCTGGACACGTCTTGTTCTTGTAGTCAGAGAGGACTGAACACTGGAGAGTCACAGAGTCTCCCGGACGGACTGGATCAGATGGAAAGTCTTGAGTGATGGCAGTGATATCAGGTTCTGGTCCTGTGGtattgaaaatacaaatattttatatataatatacttaTTTTGTATACTTGAGTGAAATTAATTATTGCCACAACAATgtagacattcatttatatacaaaaacattttcctatAAATTATCGGCCACTGAACAACAGTATAGTTTGATGTCCTTTCAGTGTTTCCTATGCaatgcaaaaatgttaaaattttgagatccacatacacatttttaaaatagtaaataatatTTAAGTTTTGTAATGAAATTGGGAAATTTAATGGCAcgttaaagttaaagtaaaagtaaaatagatCACAGTATTACCTTTAACTAACAAATATGTCCCGCTCCATGTAGTATTCGTCCACTCTGTGATTCCACAATGGTACATTCCCTCGTCTTCTTGGGTTGTCCTCAAAATGGTCAGGTTACTAAAATTCTTATCAGTATTTGTGTCCAATTTTGTGGAAGAAAACTCTGGTTCATACTCAGGTGTTCTAGATTTAATCACTTTCACAATTAATTTCAGAGTATCACCAGCACTCTGCTTGTACCAGTAGAGTTGTTTAAAGCTGAACTCATCGTTAGGGAAAGCACATCTCAAGTTTGCAGGTTCACCAGGTTGAACCGTGATCACTGGAACCAGCGtatctgaatgaaatgaaaatatagaatacaCATTGTAAAGAAcaattataatataatgtacaaaatgtattatGAAAAAAGATGATATATGAGCCTCCAAACATCTTGCTGGCATGCAAATTCTTAATTGTATAGAGAATTAGATGGCACTTACATCCTTGATGAAGAACAAGCAGTGTTACCCATAACACGATCATCTTGACATTGTCTCTTGTTCGGAACCTTTCTGGTATTTCACTGAGTAAAGGAGGTGATGTGACGTGGCCACGACACTGAATGTCACTCTAAGAAATGCATGTGATTGGTTGTCACAGATTCAAAGTGCACTTCCTGTCACATTGGTCTTATCTTGGTCTTTGTGAAGCATATTTCACATCTCATTCTTCATCATTCACTCAGtaatttaaatgataatttcAACGATAAGCAATGATAATCTCttgtttttatgcattttgGGAACTCTTCCATTAGTGCTCTCATCCTGTAGCGCTTTTCATCTTTGGTCGGCATGTCCAGCTTCTGTCCTCACTCTGCGTGTAGGTGCACAGCTCTGCAGCGAGCTAAACACACTTCCAACAGTGGTTGAAGACAGGAGTGGCCTGTGACAttatcagaaaaaaatccaatgaTATTgattacaaatcagaaaaagcTAAGATACCACAAACAAGCGTCAGAATGTATTGTAAAGACAAACtacagaaacaagaaaactggattcacaaaatattgataaatataattaaattagTTTCTTGTCCCTCATGTAAGgatgaaacaaaatataaattaaagaCTATTAAAGaggatatatttatattttgatatCGATATTCAAAGAGCAGGCTTTTTTGCACTTATCTGCAGTGGTTTTTATTGATAGTTGCTGAGAGAAGTTGGATCTTTGTGGGACCGGTGACCCTCATTATTTTGAATGGGGCCACTGTGAGGATGCTGATGCAAGTGATCTGGCAAAAAAATTTAACCTGGCTCAATTTTTCTGAGCATTGAAATCCTTCTAATAGCATCACATTACACAAATGATCCTGGGaagacattaaacaaaaatCATATACGCCCTCCCCCTTAATCCACTTGAGACTGTAGTaaattataacaattaaaagATAATGTAATCAATTGGGAGGGAACAATTTTAGAGCAACCTGATTGGCCTCTCACTACAGGAAAAAATCTCAATTATCTTTccaaacacaagacacaaaaCCAGCAGTGAGCCCCTGTCATCTCGtgtttctctctatctctgttcTAGTAAACATGACAGATCTTTTGTGTACAATATCTCTGATCTTGATGTGAACTAATCtctcaatgtcaatattgtggATGGACTCTCCTGCTGAGAGTCACTATCTCTGGTTGTGCTGCATCAGTTctcatcctttttttaaactatcCATTGTGAGTCTGATAATGTTATAAGAGTGCAATAATAAATCAGTGGATTACTTTTTCATCACAAGACAGCACATTGTACTGTTTTGTACATCTCATTGTGTCTCGTTGTCATTCACTGTAGCATGACCATATTTATCGGAGTTTGTGACCTGGTTTCTAAAATCCCTGAAATAGATTGTCTGAACTGCATTAGACAAATACACAGCGAAATATACAGGGATTACACAGAAGAGAAATAATAGTTGTATAATTCAAAAGTCCTGTGATGAATACTTTTATGTTCTTTGCGTCCTGCTTTGTACTTAATACTTTCTCTTTGCGCGcggacacacatgcacacacacacacacacacacacacacacacttagttaCAATCTGTTTACTGAAACAAACGATGTATGGAAAGTTAAGCATTGTTGTGGTTGGGCTTTTAAAATAAGGTGTGAATTCAAAAGGGGCTCTTCTTCCTGTATCACTCTGTATCAAGTCTCAGGAAGCTGGGCTTGAGCACAACTGTTTTACCTGTTCATCAAGGCAAGTGCAATAACAATACATGATTGTATCATCACAATCATTTACAGGAGTAGACAGAGGTTTTTGCTTTATATTGATAGTTGCTAAGAGAAGTTGGATCTGGGTGAGACCAGTGTTGGGCATCAACCCTGGGGTCAGACAAAGTCAGGCCTACATGTAAACTCTGAAGTCTGACCACTAGGCCACCTTTGTACTTTAACCTCTGAAACAAAAGAGCTGTGCCAATATGCTGCTCTCACAGACTATATCTCCCAGCCTGCTTTTGCAGTTTGCACCTTGGTGTGAAATCTGGGAAACCCCAAACTCTCATCTCCCATTGGCAGAGACTCACTAACACCACTGTGAGTCATAGTAATGCAACCGTGACctcactgcagctttaataagTGACTAAACAAATTTGACATTGCCTTTCCATTGTAACCGGAagctttgcttttttacttAAGGATGTAACCCCATGCACCTGTAATTTTCCTCGCCGAGTTTGAAGAGCCTCCTCTCACTGGACGAGCTGGGACTTTgccccgtgttcacccgaacgcAATCACTGTATCCGGGAGACAGACCACTGCTGCAACTCAGCGCTCTCGATTTGCCTGCAAAAGGGAGAAAGGATTTCTTCACAGAGATGAAGGACTGCCTCATCTTTAActgagtcgactctgctgttttgtcCGCAATGCTCGCCGAGGATCAGCTGTGGTCAAACTCGCCATCAGAGTGGGAGGACGGCCCCGTCAGCATCCAAGCAGAGGAACCAAGTCGGACTGGGCTTTCTAAAGCGACCAAGAGGTGTCTGGGCAGAGACAGTGTTAAATTGTGTATtcttagcttttagctttttaagctttattgctTGTGCTATTATTGCGTGAATTGACGGACTGCCGAGTCTGTTTGCCTGCTATACTCTGAAGAGTAGTTAAAGTTTGCTGCCTGAGTAGTCTTGTGTAGTCTTCACCACACTAGACTGCCTTGTTTGTGCCACCTGGGTCTGCTGTTGTGCTACCATaaaaagtaagttgctttgtcagTTAACAAACCAGACAACGTTCGTACAGACTACCGTTCATACGTGTGCTTTCTGTGGATAAGGCAAAGCGCTGCTCTCCCCTCACCGTCGCGGAACTCCACTGATAGTCAGCTTTccccctttcttttttctcttgctactaacccacacacacgcgcaaacacatacacaatacaCGCACCTCTcttacacatctgatggtcagataacatgGGACACAGCGCCGCTCTGCCCCTTGTCACCtaccatcagacacgtgtgtttgaTACATTGAATTGAGTGCAGAGATGCTGACCCCCGGGCGGCACCATCTTTCTATTGTCTAACCAAAACACTGCGGTCACATCCGTTATTTGGTCCTTGtgtgacgtgacttcctcctATAGTCACGTCCACCATCTAAACTCTTGCATGACGTTATCACACCAGATCACGTCCACCATCTTgccagctacacacacacacacacacacacacacacacacacacacacacacacacctgtgtttTACCATGTAcagctgttgttttatgtatgtttgcttaggtagaattagattttaggatagtGATTTATTGATCAAAGCATCGGCTAAAGGTTGTTAACTTTGCTattgtttaataaacactgttatacaTTTCAAGAGAAGTCTTCTGTGATTATTGTGCTCATTTATGAGCTAattgagagagtcagagctcgaaCTCAaaccttctttgttcacctATAAATGTTGATATCCCTCAGATATTGACATTCTAGATTAACTCATTTATGAAACTACCTCACTGTCTGTTATTGGTTCCGGTATCCAGGTGGTGccctgttattattaattaatattaatatttttattaattttaataattaataattatctgtgataattattaataattatctgtgataattattaattattgctaaaaAACAGCTATGCTCCTCCCAGCTCCAACACCAGTGACCATCATTCTTTTGAAAGGGACCACTGTGAGGGTGCTGATGCAAGTGATCTGGCAAAAAAGGTTGTTGCTCCAGACTCAGCTTTCTGGCGGGTACATGTCAGAGTCACATCATCACCAACAGTGTTTGTCATAAAGATCTGATTGTCTGCACatcctaaataaataaaaaaaaaaacacaaagcaataaTAAACAACATAGATTCATGTATACCTTTTTCTAAATTGCTGCAAGAAGATGACAATATAATTGAAATATATCCAGAGTGAAGATGCCTTTTTATACTTACGCCCAACTCTGAGCATGAGCAggatataaaatacaaacagcaTTTTCTTGTTAATTCACGTAAGACAGCAGTTAATTTAAACAGGATCAGAAGATGATCCGCCTTCATGTAATCATATGAAATGGGAGGGAACAATTTCAGAACAATCTGATTGGTTGCTCGTTATGTTGGCATTTCAGTGTACTACCACAGTGGAAATAATATCAAACATCTTTCCAAcctaaacacatgaaacaacacCAACAGCAagcttttgtttcatgtttcatggtGTGTTTCTATTACTGACACTGAGAGTAAACACAAGAGATGATTTCATTCAATCTTGACGTGAACTACAATAACCTGAAACACTCTTGTTCATAACATTTTGTCTAGATTTCTACGATATTTGGATGGACTTTTCAGCTGATAGTTATGGTCAAGTTGTTTAGGACACCCACAAAAATCACCATAAATTGGATTTAATTTTATCCTGATGGGGTCATGCATCAAGAAACATTTGGATGATTTGCCAGATTTTCATTTGTGGGAAGAAGTGACACTTTTAGAGCATTGTTGTCATTACTACCATATTTATTGGCCAGTAACCTGATATCCAGAATCCCTAAAAAACATAGCAGgtgcttttttttgtgattgatgGGGTAATATATTGTCCATTTCCAGAATGATTTATCTCAGTGTTTTTTCTATACTAACCCTATAAACTCGAAATCAAACCAAAAGATGTTCAGAGACATCTTTCCAAACAAAACCTTGATGTTGAGTAAGTCTGCAAACCCAAGATTATGTTTAATGGTGGAGATTTCAAGTGTTcaatgtcttttattttattttttactgcaacttaaagtccccctccactcaaaaatgctttttgcttcttgttccttcagttggatggtcggccttcactgtgcagaatgatgtgcagagtctgacactagaaggctgtctTCACGTTTATCTactgaagagggaaagtttctctgtgcctGTTTAAGAGGTGGGCCTATgtgcatgatttgtgacatcacaaagaTGGAGGGGCCATCTTGAATATTGTAGGAGGCAGCCAATCCAGATGTTCCACATCATCAATGATGACCCACCCACTGCGCCTGTCAGTCACATCAGCAGGAAGAGCTGACGACTCCAGTCAGGGGGCTGGTGAAAGGAGAGCAGAGCACAACGCTGTCACAGAAACTAATTCAGCTGCATGCAGTTTAGAATTCTGACTCAActaacctgcatgttttgaTCTGAGGAAGGGGACTTGTGTGAAAAGGGgagaaaaatcacaaataaaataacatcaagATTTGAACCCAAGACCTTGTTGAGAGGCAGCATGTTAATCATTGAGAGACTTTCCCAAAAGGGTGTTTTTTGTAGTAAAAGGAAGTTTTGCACATGcagtaaaagagtaaaaattCCACCTTGCTACCACATGAACAGTGGTGGACACATTCATAATAACAAAACAGAACCAGCTGACACTATAATGCAGTCAAGTGCAACACCACAGGCTCTGGTatcaaaaaaaagacaaacgtGGAGGTTTCTAACGCTCTACTTCCTTCACCTACTTGTATGTAGGTGTACTTGTATAGAGAATGAAACTAGATAGACTGATAATGTAAAGGGTCAAAACTGCAGCAACACTTGtctgcatttctgtttgtgGTTAAGTCTGACGGTCTGACAAAAAATTGTTCTTACTACTACAAGTGTTGAACGGCATATCAAAATGACTATACTGTACACAATGctgtgtaataaaataaataaataaataaaataatccagCAGAGATTTGAACCCAAGACCTTGTTGTTGTGAGCCAGCATGTTAATCACTGAGAGACAAAAGGgtgttttttgtaataaaaggaagtttttcacatgcagtaaaacagtaaaaataccaCCTTACTACCCCATGAACAGTGGTGGACACATTCACAATAACAGAACCAGTTGACATGATAATGCAGTCAAGTGCAACACCACAGGCTCTGGTATCAAAAGAATACAACAGTGGAGGTTTCTGACACTCTACTTCCTTCACCTACTTATATGTAGGTGAAGGTATATCAAGAATAACATTAGATAAATTGCTAATGTAAAGGGTCAAAACTGCAGCAAAACTTGCCTGAAGATGCTTTCTGTTTGTGGTTAAGTCTGACAGTCTGAGTACTACAAGTGTTGAACAACAAGTGTTGAATGAACAAAATTATCGTACTGTACAgataaaccagtggttccctgACACAGTGGTGTGTCCAGCAAGGTGGATACAGGAACAGTAACAACTGCAGTAAATACTTTCATGTACTTTGTGTCCTGCTTTGtactttctgctttttctttttgtgcacAGTACTGCTTGcaaccacaaaacaaacagacacagataaaCACGTATTCACAGTCAACACTGGCCAACAAATGATGCATGGAAAGTTAGGCGTTATTGTGGTTGGGTTTTCAATGTAAGGTGTTATTTTCATTGGTAGTTGCTGTGAGAGAGGGAGTGCTCATTCACTGGTCCCACCCCAGTCGATTTCAACCATGATCTGAAAGTTAAGTTTGCCTGATTATTATTTGACCTCCTTGTTAAAGTCTCTTCATGTGTCTATGGTTGtacctttaaaaacaatttgTATTTACAGACATTATTTGTCCTTAAAATGAGCATTTCAAACAATAATTTCaatttgttcaataaaaatgaGACTGCCGAAACCTCTTGCAGCTTGTCTGTCCTGCTTTAACCTCACCACCTACAGTATATCCTGTTGCAGCTCACAGTCAGGTCTGTTCTGAGTAAACAGCCTCAGTTGTTGGTCAAAGGGCGGAGAAATGGCCCACCACAGCTTTTGTCATTCAGTGTAGCTGTAACATGTGGCTTTGCTCGCCTGTTCTCAAGACAGACGTGCAGAATGTATTTACAAAGTGCTATGAGACAAGAAAGATGGAGGTGTTTATTCCTTTGAGTAGCTGTCTCCTTACATTTTTATGCTGCATATTTTTagtaaacattttctttaacaAAGAAACATCAACTTACCCGTGAGTCCTCCACATCTCTTGACTTTCTGTGTAGGTTTGGCCACGTTTCCTCAGGCTTACCCCTGCAACTGCCCCTCAGACCAGCAGGCTACCACTGATGCTGTAGTTAATAttatttcaaatgtcttgtttcctcctcttaAACCTGATTTGAACATCCAAATTCTACCGAATACAGGTTTGGAATTAAACTAGTAATGTCCTCATTAGGCTATTCATCTGCTTTAGTGGAGATTACACAAACTGCAGGTTCAGGATGACATTAGCTTAACTTAATGCAAACACTGAAGCACTCtgtgtgatgcaccaaaaacgCTCAGCAGTatagtaaacatcatgggacaacgCAGGTCCTGGAAGTGCTTGTAACAATAAATTTGTAATAacagtcatatcaatatcacttatcAGGCAGCAGttcactaatgtttttcacctttcTGGTTTACTTCACTACCTGcggagatcttgtgattcccgttcccactggagcagagggaaaccctgaaaaccctctgcatgtaaatgggaatattagtggaatattcattcTCATTAGCTATGTAAACAGCTTATTAGGAAAATTGCCAAAAACTGTGTACCCAAAATTATTGGGGTTTTGTCTTTACTCTGTGGACAGGATCATAGGcgcctggttatgttttaaaatggggaagcaaacttggaaagataaCTAattgtttgggggggggggttgggagAGTTATTCTCAGTAGCACCATTAGCTGATGTAGTTGTAGTTATAGTTGGCTCTATAAatgggcatgtaaacacagtggctcagagcgagcaacacaacacaactccagccaatcagcatgCTCATGCACCGGACAGGGGGAAGTCAGAGCAgttgtctgtgtgaggacatgataGTCTCCCGTCTTCAGCAATTCAATATAGAAAGCATTTTCTCATGGAACAAatatgcttccattttattaaatgtatcgaTCCACGCTGAATGGAGACTCATGGAGGCTCATGGAGACCCCCCGCGTTTTTTTACGCTCTGAGTCTGTCTCTGTTGCATTTAATGAAGtataatctgagcaggcagctgcttAAATTACACAAATGTCGTGCTATATATAtgttttcaacttattaactgtatcaatttatcaataaatacaaactctGTCAATTTCCTCCTGTGGAgtcgacatgcaaactattttggttcagtaaactTCTgttgtcagtcagcctggtgaatgCAATTTGTCCTCTCGGCTCCCTGGGAGCTGTAGCTGACaaacggctgcttctgtggacagagatgctAAACGCAGGTTaagtgagaagtggggaggccgcagagaggtggagagtgtggatggactgctGTGTTCCTCTCACATGGACTGTGAGAGGAGCAGAAGTGAGTATACAGGGGATGCATCGCCTTGTATTCCATCATATTTCTCTTTcggttgttgccatggtaatgcGCGTCCATGAATTTTGAGGgtggagcttctgaaggagcgcAAAGGGAGGGGTGtttttgtttgggtgtttagttcaaatgtCAACAGTCTTtttccagaatgactgactatACCTTTACCTCTTTTTCgctaatctttttttaaaatgagtcgggaagccaaCAGAAAAGTGtaacttaacttttaacattatataaCTTATATAACGTCTTTGGCCATGAGGACCATGGCAgcgtttacagctctgatcagtctgatctcatCACACCTCTGACTCCGGAACACTGgcatgctatgtaaaagcacacataGGCTTTAAGACGGCTTTTTGTGGATCAgtgtaaaaaaatcaaatgcagCTCAAAGGCGGATCCTCTTTATGGCTACAATGCGGGTTCTCCATATAAAAGAGGCTTCTCTCTTCAGGTTGgactgaaccaactcaaagggtggtccaaaattgtgtgtttttttattacttgtttttgtcaattgctgaaaatagtaaaatgatcattgatataggctgcttaaatataatcacctgattgcGGGGACTGTGTGATGATacgtttatttttaaaaagacaaaaagtggggtagcaaaaccataactttgctccccCTAATTGAATAATGGGGATGCATTTTCTCCACTTGCTCCACTGTTGAGGTGCCTATGGACATGATGATATTGTTACATTCAGCCATCGGGCCCAGTTGTTGTGGGTCAGTAAATATCTCCAATGTGTAAGCTAACTTCCCATTAAAAGCCCTGCACACCCATGGTACACCCACACAGGGTCAACCTGAGCAGATGCGTAATCAGCCAAAATAACTGAAAGCACCTGTGTGCGTGTCAATAATTTCAagcagtattacagtattgtgTTTGCTATTTCTAGCTCCATTACAGGCACCCCTACAAACTTGTGCCAACAGTTTCACACTATTCTACACTCTGTGGTGGTAATGTGGCTAGAAACACGGCATTGCTACAGGAAGCGGAAGACTGTTAGCTAGGAAACATAGCTGTAAATAATGCAGGTTTGAAAGTatgaagtaaatgttttttcaaatgttttgtgagCAAAGAGTTACAGTATGTCTCAAggaagcaaaaaatgtgttctgGTAAGAAACAAGGAAAATATAACTctttgtttaaaagaaaattacagtCATCTTCGTGCCTGTGCTGTGTACGTGTGTTGGTAGGTGGCGATATCCAAacataaaggtaaaaaaatTGCGTCTTAGCTCCATCTttaaatacactcacacagttgtacacacagtacacaaaacacagaaacaggaaTTACAGACACAAAGAAATTGAACTTAATTATACTTCAAGTGGTCAGAATATAGAGAATGCTttgaaaacaatacaaacacaacaattatgTGCATGTACATCTTGTGTCAATGGAAAATAGATCACTGGTTTGTCTAAGGGGAAGTTCATGTTCTGCATTTCAGCCAATCACTATGATTTCCACTACGTAAACCTTGATCACCTTGTGACCAAACGTTCCATCTGGTGAGAAGACATCAGTTGTGAAGACGAGTGCTGTACCACAATGATCCGACATCTGGCTGCTTTGATTCTTCTTACTGCAGTGTGTAAGTACAATTCTCATTAGATGTGGGAAACCATTTAGTCTGAGCAGTCTGTGATAGTAATGTATATGAGACAAGGCCTTGTAaataaatttgaaatgaaaaaaaattttcattgtttttgtgctgttgtcTAAtaagtcttttttgtttttcttcagctgtgattCAGACTGCAGAGGTTCCTCAGCTGATCTCTTTGACTTTGGTTGAACCTGGTGACAATGTTACTTTTCATTGTACAGTCTCTGACAACAACAAATTTACCTGGTATAAGCAGTCTCTTGGACATATGGGCCAAACAGTTGCTTCTGGACTCGCTGGCAAAATAACAGTCAGTGAACAATTCAAAGAGTCTCGTTTCACTGTCGCAAAAGAGGATGCTCAGTATTCTCTCATCATCAGAAATGTAACTAAAGAGGATGAAGCAACAtatttctgtcagaaaacaacgTTGTTTTCTCCGACTTTCGTCAATGGCACATTCTTGGCTGTGAATGGTAAAAATAATTTGTGCTTTATTTCAacaatcatttacatttttaagtcaTTCAAATAATTTAGATTGTGAATTCAactttgttactttttttttaatgttgttttactGAATCACACAGACAACAATCAGCAGAAATCAGTCTATGTGAAACAAAGTCCGGAGACAGCATCAGTCCAGCTGGGAGACGTACTGACTCTCCAATGTTCACTGCTCTCCAAGAACACGACAGAAAACACAGATCAGTGTCCAGGTGTACGCAGTGTGTACTGGTTCAGAGCTGGATCAGGAGGATTTCATCCAGGCATTGTTTACACTCACAGGAACAGGAGTGATGAACGTGTGGAAAGAAGATGTGTCTACCGTCTGTCCAAAACTATACAGAACTCCTCTGATACTGGGATTTACTACTGTGCTGTGGTCACATGTGGAGAAATCCTGTTTGGTGAAGGAACTAAAGTGGACACAAGTATGTATTTACAGTTGTATTTAAATCATAAATAGATTTTGCATAAATGTATTTAGCCTGGTTAAAATATATTAgatttcagctttttaaaaatgtattattagtTTGTTGCTTTCTCCAAAGTTTTAAGCCACCAAGTGCAAAAAGGCTGGGTGAAGGTGAATAAAGATCAGTTGGTAtgatgattattaaatactctctcagccagtcacattcATGGTCTCAGCTCAGAAAAAGctgtgccaatcacagttaagGATGATAATGACTGATGAACAATGGGAAAGCTTTTCTTTAGGAAATGTCTGCACCAaaccatgaacacacatcaccacaaatctgcagtCAAAGATAGATGGTATAGaatttttcatcagttagttaggCTACTAtaacaatgttaaaataaaaaaaatagaaaaacttaATTTGGTGAAGCCGTTTATATGATTGCATTGGACTGACACTATTTCAGCCATAATTATCATTTACAAATCAAATTTTGTTTATTAGCATTTGTCAAATCCAAAAGAAGAGGATACTTTTGACTAAATATTATACATACTCTATGTAtagaaagtaaaagtaaaaagagtaaaatactTAACATCATTCCAACACTAAGTTAACAGTTATTTAGAttgttgacaaaatgtaattaatgcCAGCAAATGATGACTCCTGACAGtccattaataaataatgtttaatgtctCTTTGGAGATTATGTGGTTCCAGGATCAGAGTTGGATCCAGTTGTCATTCTACTTGGAGCGCTGTTGGCCTGCTGTGTGACTGTGATTGCCGTCCTCATTTTCTACATTAATGGGAGGAGAGTTTTTGAACATTGCAATGGTAGGTTCACCATATCTTACTTTTTGTTTCAGttgaatcaaataaaatcaaatcaactttatttatatagcacttaacacacaacacagttgaTCCAAAGTGCTTCCTAgtacacagagaggaagacaaaacaaaacaaaattaatgcTGCAAGCAGCGCTGGTcaggacctcgcactctggcctgttgggatcagatcattttgctttttaaaaatgagagatatttcttacaagtgtggtgtgcttttattttgaaagtttgattgacaggatgagaatattctgcagggtgagacatgtctgtcttgactgtgtcatcaaaattatgcaagttttgggcccattcacttgaatttcaattagtaaattaaaaactcttgatgagtttgtgtgtaaaacaaattattttcctaattttcatcaagtctatttttagaaaaggagaCTTtcaacccacatgacctggtcaaagtttgattgaaatgtgtactgtcaggtgtgtagagacaataagtaactgcagctggacacagaaaaatactcatatatttgaatggagagtgtgagcgaacccacacctttttgaacatttactgcctccacatagttttagatacaaa from Thunnus thynnus chromosome 9, fThuThy2.1, whole genome shotgun sequence encodes the following:
- the LOC137189761 gene encoding uncharacterized protein; the encoded protein is MIRHLAALILLTAVSVIQTAEVPQLISLTLVEPGDNVTFHCTVSDNNKFTWYKQSLGHMGQTVASGLAGKITVSEQFKESRFTVAKEDAQYSLIIRNVTKEDEATYFCQKTTLFSPTFVNGTFLAVNDNNQQKSVYVKQSPETASVQLGDVLTLQCSLLSKNTTENTDQCPGVRSVYWFRAGSGGFHPGIVYTHRNRSDERVERRCVYRLSKTIQNSSDTGIYYCAVVTCGEILFGEGTKVDTNYVVPGSELDPVVILLGALLACCVTVIAVLIFYINGRRVFEHCNGAARASHDLGHEKSTVEQSNDLDGEAKAVNYAALDFSTMKVRRGNEM